One Candidatus Campbellbacteria bacterium genomic region harbors:
- the rpsB gene encoding 30S ribosomal protein S2 has translation MTTGTDIQTVVKDLFAAGAHYGYPKSRRHPTTKKYIFGVKNNVEIFDLEKTAEALNEVCDFVENLAATGKKVLFVGGKREAQSAIRSVASAADAPFVAGRWVGGTLSNFDIIRKRVEKLLTLSDEREKGTLTKYTKKERLMIDRQIKRLDEMFGGIRTLTQLPGAVVVVDPRFEKIARAEALMLKIPLIALANSDCDIRDIKYVVPCNDASIATITHVVGRIAKAYSTGTQRAPKKVVTPERKPFTAEDRPLRRPVRVAPARK, from the coding sequence ATGACCACAGGAACTGACATCCAAACAGTCGTTAAAGACCTTTTTGCAGCAGGGGCTCATTATGGGTACCCAAAGTCACGCCGACACCCAACAACAAAAAAGTACATTTTTGGCGTTAAAAATAACGTTGAAATTTTTGATTTAGAAAAAACAGCAGAAGCGCTCAACGAAGTATGTGATTTTGTTGAAAATCTTGCGGCAACAGGAAAGAAAGTTCTTTTTGTTGGTGGTAAGCGTGAAGCACAGTCAGCAATTCGTAGTGTGGCATCTGCCGCTGACGCGCCATTTGTCGCAGGACGATGGGTTGGAGGAACACTTTCTAATTTTGATATCATTCGAAAACGAGTTGAAAAGCTTTTGACACTTTCCGACGAACGAGAAAAAGGAACACTCACCAAGTACACAAAGAAGGAGCGATTGATGATTGATCGACAAATTAAGCGCCTCGATGAAATGTTTGGTGGTATTCGAACACTCACACAACTTCCAGGAGCTGTTGTGGTTGTTGACCCACGATTTGAAAAGATTGCTCGTGCAGAAGCGCTCATGCTCAAAATTCCTCTTATTGCGCTCGCAAACTCAGACTGTGACATTCGAGATATCAAATATGTTGTTCCATGTAACGACGCAAGTATTGCAACTATTACCCATGTTGTTGGTCGTATCGCAAAGGCATACAGCACAGGTACACAACGTGCTCCAAAAAAAGTTGTTACTCCTGAACGAAAACCTTTCACTGCAGAAGATCGTCCGCTCCGACGCCCAGTACGCGTTGCTCCTGCTCGCAAGTAA
- a CDS encoding elongation factor Ts — protein sequence MTITVEDVKQLRDRTGLPLNQCKDALEGAGGDIEKALELLREKGAIIAAKKSDRALGSGSIQAYIHNNGSIGALAELQCETDFVARNPEFQALAKDFAMQIAATDDTILEAGAEEILKQPFFKNPDMTLGGLIDGAVQKFGERTQLGRFCKYTV from the coding sequence ATGACAATCACCGTTGAAGACGTAAAACAATTACGCGACCGCACAGGTTTACCACTTAATCAATGTAAGGATGCGCTTGAAGGTGCAGGGGGAGATATTGAAAAAGCCCTTGAGTTACTCCGCGAAAAAGGAGCGATTATTGCAGCAAAAAAATCAGACCGCGCACTTGGTTCCGGTTCTATTCAGGCATACATTCACAATAATGGAAGTATCGGCGCACTTGCTGAGTTGCAGTGCGAAACAGATTTCGTAGCACGAAATCCTGAATTTCAAGCACTTGCAAAAGATTTTGCAATGCAGATTGCTGCTACGGACGATACTATTTTAGAGGCAGGAGCTGAAGAGATTTTGAAGCAACCGTTCTTTAAGAATCCAGATATGACACTGGGGGGTCTTATCGATGGTGCGGTTCAAAAATTCGGTGAACGAACGCAACTCGGTCGTTTCTGTAAGTACACGGTGTAG
- the pheS gene encoding phenylalanine--tRNA ligase subunit alpha has protein sequence MEQKGFYHPLTAAIRDFERIFRGMGFSVATGPEIEDEWHNFTALNVPKDHPARDMQDTFWLPDGRVMRTHTSPVQVRYMETHKPPIRIIVPGKVYRNEATDMTHEAQFYQLEGLVVSEDTTLAHLKGVLETFFREFFGGSVEVRLRPSFFGFTEPSVEVDMRLTGEHVSPKLRDRWIEVMGAGMVHPNVLNNAGIDPKRYQGFAFGGGVERLCMLKWGIDDVRLFHTGDLRLTMQFPTE, from the coding sequence ATGGAACAAAAAGGATTTTACCACCCACTGACTGCCGCTATTCGTGATTTTGAACGTATCTTCCGTGGCATGGGTTTTTCTGTGGCTACAGGGCCAGAAATTGAAGACGAGTGGCACAACTTCACAGCACTCAATGTTCCCAAGGACCACCCGGCACGTGATATGCAGGACACATTCTGGCTTCCAGACGGACGCGTCATGCGTACGCACACATCTCCCGTGCAAGTACGCTATATGGAGACACACAAGCCACCTATTCGTATTATTGTGCCCGGAAAGGTATATCGTAACGAGGCGACTGACATGACGCATGAAGCGCAGTTCTATCAACTCGAAGGGCTGGTTGTTTCAGAAGATACAACACTCGCACACTTGAAAGGTGTACTTGAAACTTTTTTCAGAGAATTTTTTGGTGGTAGTGTTGAAGTTCGACTTCGTCCCAGCTTCTTTGGATTTACTGAACCGTCAGTTGAAGTTGATATGCGACTTACCGGCGAACATGTGTCTCCAAAACTTCGCGACCGTTGGATTGAAGTGATGGGAGCAGGTATGGTGCATCCAAATGTGCTCAATAATGCAGGTATTGATCCGAAACGTTACCAAGGGTTTGCTTTTGGTGGAGGTGTGGAGCGTCTCTGTATGCTCAAGTGGGGAATTGATGACGTGCGATTGTTCCACACCGGGGATTTACGCCTAACCATGCAGTTTCCTACAGAATAA